One Festucalex cinctus isolate MCC-2025b chromosome 1, RoL_Fcin_1.0, whole genome shotgun sequence genomic region harbors:
- the bptf gene encoding nucleosome-remodeling factor subunit BPTF isoform X1 translates to MRGKRGRPPKPLATEEQSPAPASTRGLRPRRNIKPRFRDSGDEDAESVVREAAKPVKKKKAGSVISTRGRGRGSGGRGGRGGRAGRKTPGHKTVVYDDHESDEDDDAVSLRSEEEEPVEEDPRSDEDEAFKEDLDCLDDVLDEQQQEEEEVEEDASYCTESSFRSQSTHASTPGKKRALAPRPRTPILEEKNIPPLELPGSSEDLLVPSEELLNATSIYEVLRNFSTVLRLSPFRFEDFCAALIGQEQCTLIAETHISLLKAILHEEETSNTSFGPADLKDSVNSTLYFIDGMTWPEVLRAYCESDTEYHYVLPYQELDDYPYGPVESKIKVLQFLVNQFLTTNVAREELMSDGVMQYDDHCRVCHRLGDLLCCETCAAVYHLECVKPPLKEVPEDEWQCEICVAHKVPGVTDCVTEAQKSRPYIRQEPIGYDRHQRKYWFLSRRIIVEEDGEHEKKKIWYYSSRVQFEELLECLDKEYWEMDLCASLEEMKEEVQTHMDITEDLTNKARGNNKAFLTAANETVTERLKIRREARKAKKQAEEVNPAEETSCEQTVGDSAEVASQLGDGEHKDTEPKEAITSSAIIPVDVRESCMSDSKSSSAPQDSTEFPDSNIEAKERGESPPGAKQERTDENTKTKWSSESMQAQTLDEQPEAGGRVSDSGTPRKPEQPDLFERSSRSSFTSQDGTEEYNEKRNRATGSVLESINQISRKSKESSPVHSDGETSHSSFFKSDLALNLNNLFKLGQEGKYRGYHNQYSTNVLALNKHQHREDHDKRRHLSHKFSLTPASEFKWNGAIYGSRSLTITTLRFNIIQLESNVPPPFMHLNWASHRTNWNKAVQMCSKAREFALALAILECAIKPVVMLPVWKESLGHTRLHRMTAMEREEKEKVKKREKKLEDEESLQQATWVKYSVNIKHQVWKQKGEEYRVTGYGGWSWVSKTRVTRFVPKLPGNTNANYRKELKAKISKERKKSEDEMETTQSTAEVKQQVAISMPAQNTSPEQEQASKEEVKSAEEEEENEEDSKMEVEPSLNAAAAASDEEKENVVNEGSSSPTVQPVKTEPIQKADFPNEETTALNPSYDVVNVSEGFHLRTAYKQKVRPSKLDGLLERRVKQFTLEEKERLERLRQAALLSKMASARSTSVVKTEAKQLPAVGTCVKVEEKEGGMQGKDPVVKKLDFDQENNELKLNSEIRLDSTAVNHSMQREGSHAHESSGCAAAHNKLNGGSAGSTGRNGKNNFKSKAIESQEKSEKQEVAPVGENTKKRSYEEMEQSSRQTDGAIMEAEQSKTHPEQVNGETVPSNSNINSNLSNPVQVDDKEPVKPLMNGSLSQNDASYDAHPPPPKIPKLENHATDTGEPQNAVNNDALVGFKTSTASCLSTDNGSSTDDVKTSTQNVLQSQNAQTSAANNIVAPTPTPTNKPVSEVTQRSKPVSADVTSTKLATAASPTSSSMKISTEYTTSDRVSLLKFTKCKKARSGTALPSYRKFVTKSSKKSIFVLPNDDLKRLARRGGFREVPIFNYNAKPAPDIWPYPSPRPTFGISWRYRLQTVRSLAGVSLMLRLLWACLRWDDMAVKPSVAVGLTRKETTDTDVTTTEIIKRRDVGPYGIYSEYCIRKIICPLGNKDTPKAETPTPQRKGLRSSALRPKKQEAIKPTGPIAVETWIPEEDLELWEIRAFAEKMEKEKSQGLDSPKTVSTLKSAEDVKAHLENQLKQTRMAAQQKRFEHHAITTAATAATTSITTTTTSSSSTSCSVSTPMSTGQRTGQVTSGTKMVLASKLSSPVSLQQDKNFHQSFATWVRQGQTSSNKDEQKCTSIFPSGPPANLRTYSTLHPTTGNINLRATNSASSAQQQMMKAGSQTQPGASPKLAPQSHSQQVQMGQGQVGYAAVSGSTPVQTTEALRAAVPAPCATTTAPGQRPVTPSQPSRPQQGQVKLTMAQLMQLTQSAEEGNPGLTVVIQGQGQTEGQLQIVPQGVTVIPSPGQQLMQAAMPNGQVHRFLFTPMSASSVSTSAPAAAVPTKPAAPQSPQTQISTTAMSNVQTTPSTLTQTQMVAPIPAPTQPISPLSSKPSPDLVSTPASVPIHPQPTASVPTTVQVPPQAPVQPHIVAPPSQLSPVAAQALSQTLVSSSLIVSTPAQPEVAKSVPASQHNAGQTMIQTQISDQNRTVMSVAVAGQVAPQSQVPPQTLTTSSTFTSTPVQMHVTAPASAFVPLSGASAVQYGSATQMQCVSTSRPSPVQQQVPTSAVTPTSGPVIAGASNQIGILSPAKALTQIQAVAPPPPPLHAAAGNAVVTPVTATYTTPSVPALIEQRAAQPQVWKPASCEAQIPVHSVQQATIPSPPALTAVPACTLASGSTPVSPLPQASLSLQSQVQHPAVVSVQQVSQIPLSAVQLQMKALPVSSVVTTVRQPQAFNQLQPRPQTQICAQIQVQPCGQVQKMQHIQSPSHLQAQAQIHPQIRVQFQPQSQPASQPQVQQLPQIQPQVQFQSPKPTLAQVQVQHQPRVQPQFQSQVQGALQTQMQTQAQQQPQTPIQIQTHLHPQVQVQFQQQNQIQPQPQIQSHSPIKSQIPTQTQFKAQSQTQVSVQTQPQLQAQVQVQFQSPNQTHVQAQPQLHVQPSIRHQLITVPGIQQPVQLLSALPAHVAAQIQAQIQAQAQQQGGAVPQQIKLQLPIQIQQTGGQIQAHQIQNMVTIQAPTSLQDQLQRMQQHRDQQQQHQQQQQQPQQQPPPKKKKHQENKKEHKDHNQLAGSPGDGFHKQVGAKQSVTAEQLKQRKTQAAAEREENQRMIVCNQVMKYILDKIEKDEKQAAKKRKKDEVVEQKRSKQNATKLTALLYKHKEHLKAEILKKRALLDKDLQLQVQEELRRDIARLQKEKEKARAAIAQAAAAAVKSSSHSSHSSHSSHSSQPSRSTHSSHSNRTAGPPCSSHKRKREEERDRDRNRDKERHHDKKRERERDKDRDRYKDRERDRDKERMREQEHSQPQDREKGRERDRDKDRELFSLKHKKKKKLSSTSKDHKKDNKLYCICKTPYDESKFYIGCDLCSNWFHGACVGITEKEAKKLEDFVCNDCKRGHEGANKEELYCICRTPYDESQFYIGCDRCQNWYHGRCVGILQSEANHIDVYVCPQCQSTEDAMTVLTPLTDKDYEGLKRILRSLQSHKMAWPFLEPVDPHDAPDYYRVIKEPMDFSTMESRLHKRHYHKVTEFVADVTKIFDNCRYYNPNDTPFFQCAEVLEGFFVQKLKCFKAGRSHNNKLQSSSS, encoded by the exons ATGAGAGGGAAAAGGGGCAGGCCGCCCAAACCGCTAGCAACCGAGGAGCAATCGCCAGCTCCGGCTTCCACCAGGGGCTTGCGGCCGAGGAGGAATATCAAGCCCCGCTTCCGAGACAGCGGGGACGAGGACGCGGAAAGTGTCGTTCGGGAAGCAGCCAAGCCGGTCAAGAAAAAGAAAGCTGGATCTGTCATCTCGACGCGAGGCAGGGGACGAGGCAGCGGTGGCCGCGGAGGAAGAGGGGGTCGCGCAGGCAGGAAGACGCCTGGCCACAAAACGGTGGTGTACGACGACCACGAGAgcgacgaggacgacgacgcTGTCAGTTTGAGGTCGGAGGAGGAAGAGCCGGTCGAGGAGGACCCTCGGTCCGACGAGGACGAGGCCTTCAAGGAGGACTTGGACTGCCTTGATGATGTGCTCGACGAGCaacagcaggaggaggaggaggtggaggaggatgcCAGCTACTGCACGGAAAGTAGCTTTCGGAGTCAGAGTACACACGCCAGCACTCCGG GGAAGAAACGGGCCCTGGCCCCCCGACCTCGCACCCCCATCCTGGAGGAGAAAAACATTCCCCCCCTTGAGCTCCCCGGATCTTCGGAGGATCTCCTGGTGCCAAGCGAAGAGCTGCTAAACGCCACCTCCATCTACGAGGTGCTTCGGAACTTCAGCACGGTGCTGCGACTGTCCCCCTTCCGCTTTGAGGACTTTTGCGCGGCGCTCATCGGCCAGGAACAATGCACTTTAATCGCCGAGACCCACATTTCTCTGCTGAAGGCCATCCTGCATGAAGAGGAAACGTCCAACACTAGCTTTGGACCTGCTGACCTCAAGGACAGCGTCAACTCCACTCTGTACTTCATTGACGGCATGACGTGGCCTGAGGTGTTGCGTGCTTACTGTGAGAGTGACACCGAGTACCACTACGTCCTGCCCTATCAAGAACTCGATGACTATCCTTACGGTCCTGTTGAAAGTAAAATCAAGGTGCTTCAGTTCTTGGTGAACCAGTTTCTTACCACCAACGTCGCTCGTGAAGAGCTGATGTCGGACGGCGTCATGCAGTATGACGACCACTGTCGTGTGTGTCACCGCCTGGGTGACCTGCTCTGCTGCGAGACCTGCGCCGCAGTTTACCACTTGGAGTGCGTGAAGCCACCACTCAAGGAGGTTCCGGAAGACGAGTGGCAATGTGAGATCTGTGTGGCGCATAAAGTACCCGGCGTGACGGACTGTGTGACGGAAGCGCAGAAGAGCCGGCCCTACATACGCCAGGAGCCCATTGGGTATGACCGCCACCAGAGGAAATACTGGTTTCTCAGCAGAAGGATTATTGT CGAAGAGGATGGAGAACACGAGAAGAAAAAGATCTGGTACTATAGCAGCAGAGTCCAGTTTGAAGAACTCCTTGAGTGTCTGGATAAGGAGTACTGGGAGATGGACCTTTGTGCCAGTCTGGAGGAGATGAAGGAGGAAGTTCAAACTCACATGGACATCACAGAGGACCTTACCAATAAAGCTCGTGGAAACAATAAAGCCTTCCTCACTGCTGCCAACG AGACGGTCACGGAGCGTTTAAAGATCAGACGGGAAGCACGGAAAGCAAAGAAGCAAGCAGAGGAAGTGAATCCGGCAGAAGAAACCAGTTGTGAGCAGACAGTGGGGGATTCTGCCGAAGTCGCTTCACAGCTTGGCGATGGAGAGCACAAAGACACTGAGCCCAAGGAGGCCATTACTTCATCAG CCATCATTCCAGTTGATGTCCGGGAGAGCTGCATGTCTGATTCTAAGTCCAGCTCAGCCCCCCAGGACTCAACTGAATTTCCTGATTCAAACATAGAAGCCAAGGAGAGAGGGGAATCCCCTCCAGGGGCAAAGCAGGAAAGGACAG ATGAGAATACAAAAACCAAGTGGAGCAGTGAATCCATGCAAGCACAAACCCTTGACGAGCAACCAGAAGCAGGTGGTCGGGTCTCCGACAGCGGGACTCCCAGGAAACCAGAGCAGCCGGACCTCTTTGAGAGGTCCTCTCGGTCTTCTTTTACCAGCCAAGATGGGACGG AAGAGTATAATGAAAAGCGCAACAGAGCAACTGGATCAGTGCTGGAATCTATTAATCAAATTTCCAGGAAAAGCAAAGAG TCATCCCCCGTGCACTCTGATGGAGAAACCTCACATTCCAGCTTTTTCAAAAGTGACCTTGCATTGAATTTGAACAACTTGTTCAAACTGGGTCAGGAAGGTAAATATAGGGGTTACCACAACCAGTACAGCACCAACGTCCTGGCTCTCAACAAGCATCAGCACCGGGAGGACCACGACAAAAGGCGCCACCTCTCCCACAAGTTCAGCTtgacgcctgcgtctgagttcAAGTGGAACGGTGCCATCTATGGATCCCGTAGCCTGACTATCACCACCCTGCGTTTCAACATCATCCAGCTGGAAAGCAACGTGCCACCACCATTTATGCACCTTAACTGGGCATCACACAG AACCAACTGGAACAAAGCAGTGCAAATGTGCAGCAAAGCGAGGGAATTTGCTCTGGCTTTGGCCATACTGGAGTGTGCCATTAAACCAGTTGTCATGCTGCCTGTTTGGAAAGAGTCTCTCGGACACACAAG GCTACACCGCATGACCGCCATGGAGCgtgaagagaaagagaaagtgaAGAAGCGGGAGAAAAAATTGGAGGATGAGGAGTCACTGCAGCAGGCCACGTGGGTGAAGTACAGCGTTAACATCAAACACCAG GTGTGGAAGCAGAAGGGTGAGGAGTACAGAGTGACTGGGTATGGTGGCTGGAGCTGGGTCAGTAAGACTCGCGTAACACGTTTTGTTCCTAAATTACCAGGAAACACAAATGCAAACTACAGAAAAGAACTGAAAG CCAAAATAAGCAAGGAAAGGAAAAAATCAGAAGATGAAATGGAGACCACTCAAAGCACGGCAGAGGTCAAGCAGCAGGTTGCCATTAGTATGCCAGCTCAAAATACCTCACCAGAACAAGAACAGGCATCAAAAGAGGAAGTAAAGTCtgcagaagaggaggaagaaaatgAAGAAGACAGCAAAATGGAGGTTGAACCCAGTTTGAATGCTGCAGCTGCAGCTTCAGATGAAGAAAAAG AAAATGTTGTAAACGAAGGCTCTTCCTCACCTACTGTGCAACCTGTGAAAACGGAGCCAATCCAGAAAGCTGACTTCCCCAATGAGGAGACAACTGCACTGAATCCTTCATATGACGTTGTCAATGTCAGCGAAGGATTTCATTTGCGAACAGCTTATAAACAGAAGGTAAGGCCTTCCAAACTGGATGGACTCTTGGAGCGGCGTGTCAAACAGTTCACTttggaggagaaggagagaCTGGAGCGGTTGAGACAGGCAGCCTTGCTGTCAAAAATGGCTTCCGCAAGGTCCACTTCAGTAGTCAAGACTGAAGCTAAACAACTGCCTGCTGTGGGTACGTGTGTGAAAGTTGAAGAAAAGGAAGGTGGCATGCAGGGGAAGGACCCCGTCGTTAAAAAACTTGACTTTGATCAGGAAAATAATGAGCTTAAATTAAACTCGGAAATCAGATTGGACTCCACAGCAGTCAATCACAGCATGCAGAGAGAAGGCAGTCATGCTCATGAGAGTAGCGGATGTGCTGCAGCGCACAACAAATTGAATGGAGGATCCGCAGGCAGCACTGGGCGCAAtggtaaaaataattttaaatccaAAGCAATAGAAAGCCAGGAAAAATCTGAGAAGCAAGAGGTGGCACCAGTGGGAGAGAACACAAAGAAACGTAGCTATGAGGAAATGGAGCAAAGCAGTAGGCAGACTGATGGGGCCATCATGGAAGCTGAGCAAAGCAAGACCCATCCAGAGCAGGTGAATGGAGAAACTGTTCCTTCAAATTCAAATATCAACTCAAACCTAAGCAATCCAGTCCAAGTTGATGACAAAGAGCCTGTCAAGCCGCTAATGAATGGAAGTCTGTCCCAAAATGATGCTTCCTATGACGCTCATCCACCTCCCCCAAAGATCCCCAAATTAGAAAATCATGCCACTGATACAGGGGAGCCTCAAAATGCTGTAAATAATGATGCACTCGTAGGTTTTAAAACTTCAACCGCCTCTTGTCTTAGTACTGACAACGGCAGTAGTACAGATGATGTAAAGACATCCACGCAAAATGTCTTACAGTCTCAAAATGCCCAAACTTCTGCAGCAAATAACATAGTCGCTCCCACTCCAACCCCCACCAATAAACCAGTGTCGGAAGTCACCCAAAGGTCAAAGCCTGTCAGTGCAGATGTTACTAGTACAAAGCTGGCCACCGCAGCCTCACCCACAAGCAGTTCCATGAAGATAAGCACAGAGTATACCACCAGCGACAGAGTCAGTCTTCTCAAGTTCACCAAATGTAAGAAGGCACGATCAGGCACAGCCCTGCCATCCTATCGCAAATTTGTCACCAAAAGCAGCAAAAAGAGCATCTTTGTCCTGCCTAATGATGACCTGAAGAGGCTGGCGAGGCGAGGAGGCTTCCGAGAGGTTCCCATCTTCAACTACAATGCCAAGCCAGCACCGGATATTTGGCCCTACCCTTCACCTCGGCCTACATTTGGAATCTCATGGAG GTACCGTCTTCAGACTGTGAGATCGCTGGCAGGAGTTAGCCTGATGCTCAGGTTACTCTGGGCCTGTCTAAGGTGGGACGACATGGCTGTGAAGCCCTCTGTTGCTGTTGGACTAACACGCAAAG AAACTACAGACACAGATGTCACCACAACAGAGATCATAAAACGCAGAGATGTGGGGCCTTACGGCATCTACTCAGAATACTGTATCAGGAAGATTATCTGTCCGCTTGGAAACAAGGACACTCCAAAAG CCGAAACTCCGACTCCACAAAGGAAAGGCCTACGATCAAGTGCCTTGAGGCCCAAGAAACAGGAGGCAATCAAGCCAACTGGTCCGATTGCCGTGGAGACGTGGATTCCTGAAGAGGATCTGGAGCTTTGGGAGATCAGAGCCTTTGCTGAAAA aatggagaaggagaAATCACAGGGACTAGATTCCCCTAAGACGGTCAGTACCCTGAAGAGTGCGGAGGATGTCAAAGCGCATTTGGAGAATCAGCTTAAACAGACTAGAATGGCTGCACAGCAG AAACGCTTTGAGCACCATGCCATTACCACAGCTgcaacagcagcaacaacaagcATCACAACCACCACGACCTCATCATCCAGCACTTCATGTTCTGTTAGTACACCTATGTCCACGGGCCAGAGAACCGGTCAGGTCACATCAGGAACCAAGATGGTTTTGGCCTCCAAATTGAGCTCTCCAGTCTCTTTGCAGCAAGACAAGAACTTCCACCAGTCTTTTGCCACCTGGGTCAGACAGGGGCAGACCAGTAGTAATAAAG ATGAGCAGAAATGTACAAGCATATTCCCATCTGGGCCACCCGCAAACTTGAGGACATACAGTACACTCCATCCTACAACTGGCAATATCAACCTTAGAGCTACCAACTCTGCTTCATCTGCGCAACAACAG ATGATGAAAGCAGGAAGTCAAACACAACCTGGAGCAAGCCCTAAATTGGCTCCACAAA GCCATTCCCAACAGGTCCAGATGGGTCAAGGTCAAGTTGGATATGCAGCGGTGTCTGGCTCTACTCCCGTGCAGACAACGGAAGCTCTGAGAGCTGCAGTTCCTGCGCCTTGCGCAACCACCACAGCGCCTGGGCAGCGTCCTGTGACTCCTTCTCAGCCCAGTAGACCACAGCAGGGCCAAGTCAAGCTCACGATGGCGCAGCTCATGCAGTTAACACAGAGTGCTGAG GAAGGAAATCCCGGTCTGACGGTGGTGATCCAGGGTCAAGGCCAGACCGAGGGCCAACTGCAAATTGTCCCACAGGGTGTAACCGTCATCCCTTCCCCTGGTCAGCAACTGATGCAGGCGGCTATGCCCAATGGCCAAGTCCATCGCTTCCTCTTCACGCCCATGTCGGCGTCTTCAGTTTCAACTTCAGCGCCCGCTGCAGCTGTTCCCACAAAGCCTGCTGCACCACAGAGCCCGCAAACCCAAATATCAACTACTGCTATGTCTAATGTCCAAACGACTCCTTCAACCTTGACCCAGACGCAAATGGTAGCCCCTATTCCTGCTCCAACGCAACCCATTTCACCTCTTTCTTCAAAACCTAGTCCAGATTTGGTTTCAACACCAGCCTCTGTCCCTATACATCCCCAACCGACAGCTTCTGTTCCTACAACAGTGCAAGTTCCTCCACAAGCTCCAGTACAACCCCACATTGTAGCGCCACCATCACAATTATCCCCTGTTGCAGCCCAGGCTTTGTCACAAACACTAGTTTCATCCTCCTTAATAGTCTCGACCCCAGCACAACCTGAAGTGGCAAAGTCTGTGCCTGCCTCCCAACATAATGCAGGGCAAACTATGATCCAAACCCAAATATCAGACCAAAATCGAACGGTAATGTCTGTAGCTGTCGCAGGACAAGTTGCACCCCAGTCCCAGGTCCCACCACAAACTTTGACTACTTCCTCAACCTTCACATCAACTCCAGTCCAGATGCATGTTACTGCCCCTGCCTCTGCTTTTGTCCCTCTCTCAGGCGCTTCTGCTGTCCAGTATGGTAGCGCGACCCAAATGCAATGTGTTTCTACATCTCGCCCCTCACCTGTTCAACAACAAGTTCCAACATCTGCTGTCACTCCCACCTCTGGTCCTGTCATCGCTGGGGCATCCAATCAAATTGGCATCCTGTCCCCCGCTAAAGCACTAACCCAAATTCAAGCcgtagctcctcctcctcctcctcttcatgcTGCCGCAGGAAATGCTGTGGTCACACCAGTCACGGCCACGTATACAACACCTTCAGTGCCAG CGCTAATAGAGCAGAGGGCTGCTCAGCCCCAGGTTTGGAAACCAGCTTCATGTGAAGCCCAGATTCCAGTTCATTCTGTTCAACAGGCAACCATTCCCAGTCCACCTGCCCTAACTGCGGTTCCTGCCTGCACCCTGGCATCAGGTTCCACACCCGTTTCCCCACTGCCTCAGGCGTCTCTTTCCTTGCAGTCTCAAGTCCAACACCCAGCAGTAGTGTCTGTGCAGCAGGTGTCTCAGATTCCTCTCTCTGCTGTGCAGCTTCAAATGAAGGCATTGCCAGTCTCCTCTGTCGTGACTACAGTTAGACAACCCCAAGCATTCAATCAACTGCAGCCCCGCCCGCAAACCCAAATCTGTGCACAGATTCAAGTCCAGCCTTGTGGCCAAGTCCAAAAAATGCAACACATTCAGTCGCCATCTCATCTCCAGGCGCAGGCGCAAATACACCCCCAGATCCGAGTTCAGTTTCAGCCACAATCTCAGCCAGCGTCCCAACCCCAAGTGCAGCAGCTTCCTCAAATTCAACCCCAGGTGCAGTTTCAGTCCCCAAAGCCAACATTGGCACAGGTTCAGGTACAACACCAACCAAGAGTCCAACCCCAGTTCCAGTCCCAGGTACAAGGTGCACttcaaacacaaatgcaaactCAGGCTCAGCAACAGCCTCAGACTCCAATCCAGATCCAAACCCATTTGCATCCCCAGGTTCAGGTTCAGTTCCAGCAACAGAACCAGATTCAGCCTCAACCTCAGATTCAGAGTCACTCACCAATTAAAAGTCAAATTCCAACCCAAACTCAATTCAAAGCGCAGTCGCAAACCCAAGTTTCAGTACAGACTCAACCACAATTACAAGCGCAGGTTCAAGTCCAGTTCCAATCTCCAAACCAAACCCATGTTCAAGCTCAGCCTCAGCTTCATGTCCAGCCCTCAATCAGGCATCAGCTTATCACTGTTCCTGGAATTCAGCAGCCAGTCCAACTGCTGTCAGCGCTTCCAGCTCATGTCGCGGCCCAAATCCAAGCTCAGATCCAAGCACAGGCACAACAGCAAGGTGGTGCGGTTCCCCAGCAGATCAAACTGCAACTGCCTATCCAGATCCAGCAGACTGGGGGTCAAATTCAGGCCCACCAAATCCAAAATATGGTGACGATACAGGCACCAACGAGCCTGCAGGACCAACTTCAGAGGATGCAGCAACACAGAGACCAGCAgcaacaacatcaacaacaacaacagcagccacAGCAacaaccaccaccaaagaagaaaaaacaccaaGAGAATAAAAAGGAGCATAAGGATCATAATCAGTTGGCTGGGAGCCCAGGAGATGGTTTTCATAAACAG GTTGGAGCGAAGCAGAGCGTTACAGCGGAACAGCTCAAACAGAGGAAAACTCAAGCTGCTGCTGAGCGAGAGGAGAACCAGAG AATGATCGTATGCAACCAGGTAATGAAGTACATTCTCGATAAGATTGAGAAGGACGAGAAGCAGGCGGCtaagaagagaaagaaagacGAGGTGGTGGAGCAGAAACGCTCCAAGCAGAATGCCACCAAGCTGACGGCACTGTTGTACAAGCACAAAGAACACCTGAAGGCTGAGATTCTAAAAAAGAGGGCTCTGCTGGACAAGGACCTTCAGCTGCAAGTGCAG GAGGAGCTCAGGCGGGACATTGCCAGGCTACAGAAAGAAAAGGAGAAAGCCCGAGCTGCCATCGCCCAGGCCGCGGCTGCGGCGGTCAAGTCGTCCTCCCACTCCTCCCACTCTTCCCACTCCTCACATTCTTCTCAACCCTCTCGCTCAACACATTCCTCTCACAGCAACCGCACAGCAGGACCCCCTTGCTCATCCCATAAACGAAAGCGCGAAGAGGAGCGAGACAGAGACAGAAACAGGGATAAGGAGCGGCATCATGACAAGAAACGGGAACGAGAACGGGACAAAGACCGGGATCGGTACAAAGACCGAGAACGTGATCGAGACAAGGAGAGGATGAGAGAACAAGAGCATTCTCAACCTCAGGACAGGGAGAAGGGCAGAGAAAGGGACAGAGACAAGGACAGAGAGCTCTTCTCGttaaaacacaagaaaaagaagaagctctCCTCTACCTCAAAGGATCACAAGAAGgacaataaactgtactgtatctgTAAAACACCCTACGATGAGTCCAA